GCCGGCCAGCCCCCAGTACAGCCGCTCCAATTCGATATGCCCCGCGATAATAAAGGGAATAACGATGACGGTGAAACCGGTGACCGCGACCAGCTCTTTAACGAAGCGGCGCGAGTCGTTGTTCGGGCGGGGCAAGGGTCGGTAGCCATTATTCAACGTCGATTACACGTCGGATACAGTCGGGCAGGGCGTTTGCTGGATCAGTTGGAACAAGCCGGAATCGTAGGTAAATTCGACGGCTCCAAACCACGCGAGGTTCTTATCGGGGCGGATACGCTGGAAGAGATGTTGTCACCCGGCGATGAAGAGTGATTTGTTTGTTACGTACAACCTGTTGTGAATTGCAACGGGAAAGCGTCATTTAATGCTTTGTCGGGTTAACGCAGGAAAAAACTTGCGGTTAGATAAATCGAGTTTTCATGAATTTCTATAGCTTTCGGACTTGGATCGATTACCCGGCATGGCAGCATGGTTGATTTGCATAGTCATATTTTTCCTGAAATCGATGATGGTAGCAAATCGTGGGAGATGACCCGTAATATGCTGCTGCAGGCTATCGATGAGGGGACGACTGCCATCGCATGGACGCCACATCTACTTTCGGGCGAGCAAATCGATTATTTTGCTAAAATCGCAACGCGATTTACCGAAGGATTGGCAAAAATTGCCGAATGGAAGTTACCGATTCGGGTTTTTTCCGGCGGTGAGATATATTTGATGCCTGATTTGGAGCGCTTTTTAGCGTATCCTTGTGGTTCCTATGGTGGGCTCGGGAGGCACATACTTGTAGAATTCCCGATGTATGAATATCATGGGAATTACGCCGAAGTAATACGGCGGATGACTCTGAAAGGCTTTGGCATCGTGTTGGCTCACCCCGAGCGATATGTCAAATTGCAAGATAACGAACGAGAATACAAGAGGTTAGCCGATTCAGGTGCCCTCTTACAAATCAATGCCGGTTCGATTCGCGGTGACTTTGGCGGCGAAACCCAAAAGACTGCGAAAACTCTGATTAAGAGTGGTTTAGCAAAACTTGCCGCCTCAGATGGGCATAACGACAGCAGCCGACCATTAGGGATGGCGTCGGCATTCCGGCAAGTGGAGAAGTGGACGAATCGAAAACGGGCAGAAGAACTTTTCATTACAGCACCAGCAAAAATACTTGAAATTACGGGATAGGGAGGAATTTCCTTGGCACAACCCATGGATGTTTTGGAATCGCAGTTGGCAGCGAGTCGGGCGGAACACCCACGAATCGACTGGTCTCGCATTTCGCGCGCTTTGTTTCGGGGACGGTGGATCATTTTTTTATCGTTTGTCGTAGTTGTTTCCTCGACTGCGATCATGACTTCGCGAATGCAGCCGGTGTATCGCGCGGAAACTTCGATCCTGGTCGAGAGCAACAATGCAATCGATCTTTCGTTACCAATGTTGGGCGCAGCTGAAGGGGCATTGAGCAACCGCGTCCGGAACGAAATTGAATTGATCAAGTCGCGCTCGTTATCAGAGGCAGTTGTAAAAAAAATTACGCAATCGCCCTATCATGACGAAATCTCCTTGATGAAAATCCCGGGCAATTTTGACGATAAAGTCGGTGAAATGCGGGAACGGATCGATGTTCGCGGTTCGCGTGATAATGATATTATTCGTATCGCAGTTACCGGAAGAAGCTCCTTTGAAGCTTCATTCTTAGCTAACACCGTAGCGCAAGCTTATTTCGAACAGAGCTTGAGTGCGTCACGCGGCGAAGTCAGCGAAGTCCGGAAATTTCTCGAAGACGAATTGGATAAAGTGCGGATGCGGTTAGCTTCCTCGGAAGAAGCCCAACGCCGATACCAAGAGGAAGAACGACTACCGGCACTGAACGAAGAGACGATGCAGTTAGTCGAACAATCTTCAACGTTTAAGTCGCTTTTGGCAAGTGCCGAGACCGATTTAAACTCGAACCTCCGCCGCCTCGATTATCTCCGTAAGGAACTCTCCGAAACGAAAATGAATTTGGTGGATGACATCAGTTCCATTTCGTCACCGTTAATCGAAT
The sequence above is a segment of the bacterium genome. Coding sequences within it:
- a CDS encoding Wzz/FepE/Etk N-terminal domain-containing protein, with protein sequence MAQPMDVLESQLAASRAEHPRIDWSRISRALFRGRWIIFLSFVVVVSSTAIMTSRMQPVYRAETSILVESNNAIDLSLPMLGAAEGALSNRVRNEIELIKSRSLSEAVVKKITQSPYHDEISLMKIPGNFDDKVGEMRERIDVRGSRDNDIIRIAVTGRSSFEASFLANTVAQAYFEQSLSASRGEVSEVRKFLEDELDKVRMRLASSEEAQRRYQEEERLPALNEETMQLVEQSSTFKSLLASAETDLNSNLRRLDYLRKELSETKMNLVDDISSISSPLIESLMKELADKQTKLATIQGRAAPGADITVRSLESEINTVKERLKEETRKYAANTSGSSDPLGTSQK